In one Myotis daubentonii chromosome 1, mMyoDau2.1, whole genome shotgun sequence genomic region, the following are encoded:
- the TEX22 gene encoding testis-expressed protein 22, which translates to MSMSLSMSGKHLLGGAPQKPGPPLPPERLPSWPDARSQPSAQSGRQQVLETQDWVSEPLESKRPSRHWSLSIEERRQRALQDARQSRPGSHGQDILQIVARLVSEDVDKDVLIFHPPRSTESTHAFHAFLTRSSPFWHNMTSAWASGCPPS; encoded by the exons ATGAGCATGAGCCTGAGCATGAGCGGGAAGCATCTGCTGGGGGGCGCCCCCCAGAAGCCGGGACCCCCGCTGCCCCCTGAGCGCCTGCCCAGTTGGCCTGACGCCCGGAGCCAGCCCAGCGCGCAGAGCGGCCGCCAGCAGGTGCTGGAGACTCAGGACTGG GTGAGCGAACCCCTGGAGAGCAAGCGCCCCTCCCGCCACTGGAGCCTCAGCATCGAGGAGCGCAGGCAGCGGGCCCTGCAGGACGCCAGGCAGAGCCGCCCCGGCTCCCACGGCCag GACATCCTGCAGATCGTGGCACGACTGGTGTCTGAGGACGTGGACAAGGATGTGCTCATCTTCCACCCTCCCCGGTCGACCGAGTCCACCCACGCCTTCCACGCCTTCCTGACCCGCAGCTCGCCTTTCTGGCACAACATGACCTCGGCCTGGGCCTCCGGGTGCCCGCCCTCCTGA